GCTGCTTTGAGGGGTTTGATACCAAGTGCCAGAATCATAGTTGCGGTGATAGCAACTGGCGCGCCGAAACCAGCGAGAGCTTCAAGCAAACCACCGAAACAGAAAGCGATGAGAATTGCTTGGATACGCACATCGCCGTCGCCAAGTTTGTCAAAGGTGCGGCGCAGGTCTTCAAAACGGCCGGAGGCTACCGTAATTTGGTAGAACCAGATGGCCATAACAATTACCCAAACGATGGGCAAAAGTCCGAATAAGCCACCGCGTAGCGCGGACATGAGGGCGAGGTCGGTGGGCATATTAAAGCCGAAAATTGCAACAAGGATTGCGGCTAGGGTCGCTACTGCGGCAGAAACATGGGCGCGTGCTTTAACGCCTATGAGCATTATGAAAAACGTCACTAGTGGGATACACGCCACTAGGGCGGATAATCCAAGACTGCCGCCAACTGCGTCGGTCACAGCGGTGAAGGTGTTCACTGTAACTCCTTAACAGACATCGATGGGTCAAAATGGGCTGTGTGTTAGTTTTCTAACAAGGGTTTTTGCGAGTTAGTAATATAAATCTCTTTCTTGGAAGAAGCTAAAGTACTTCACACATCGGATTCAAGTGTAATTGTTGAACTGTGAAATTCCGGTACCGGACGGGTAAAGCAGTTTCGCTTTTCGACGAGGTGGGTAAACAGAGAAAAAAGGAGCGATCTTAACAAAGGCCAAGCTGAGGGTGACTATATTCAGCTCATCTTGTTGCTAAGGCCAAACTTTATTGAGTGATGTATATCTCAAATTTCTCCGGAACTTTTATCGAATAAAACCGTTCCGATGGTGTCACAGCGCCACAGTATCTAGCAACCTGCATTCTTATCTTCAACCTTTAGTAGGTTACACTCTTTCGTTATGACACCAGCGGATTTGGCACAGCTTATTAAAAATACCGCCGTGGAAGTTTTATCGTTCTACGGCCAGGACACCTCAGTTCTTCCAGATGTAGTAACGGTTGAACGTCCACGAAACCCAGAGCACGGCGACTACGCCACTAATCTGGCACTACAGCTGGCAAATAAGGTTGGAATGAATCCTCGGGAGCTGGGCCAGTCGTTGGCTGAAGCATTATCTAAAAACGAGGCCATCGCCACTGCCGAAATAGCAGGCCCGGGTTTTATCAACATCCGGCTTGCTGCGGAAGCTCAAGGAAAAATCGTCGCTGATATTCTTACAGCAGCAGAGAAATTTGGGCATTCGAACCGCTATCAGGACAAGGTTGTCAACCTTGAGTTTGTTTCCGCTAACCCCACCGGCCCGATTCACCTTGGTGGCGCACGGTGGGCTGCGGTAGGCGACTCATTGGGTCGGGTGCTTGCCGCCTCAGGGGCGCAGGTCACCCGGGAGTACTATTTCAATGATCACGGACGTCAGATTGATCGTTTCACCAACTCACTAATCGCAGCTGCTCAGGGACTTCCCACTCCAGAAGATGGCTACGGGGGCGCATACATTCAAGAGTATGCGGCCGCTATCGTCGAAAAGCACCCACATTTTTCGGATCTTCCGGAAGCGGAAATGCACGAACTTTTCCGCGCCGAAGGCGTGGCGATGATGTTTGGTCACATCAAAGAGTCTTTACATGAATTTGGCGTCGATTTCGATGTGTACTTCCATGAAAATTCACTTTTTGAATCGGGTGCGGTAGATCGGGCCGTCGAAAAGCTCAAAGACAACGGCAATCTGTATCAACACGACGGTGCCTGGTGGTTGCGGTCGTCCAACTATGGCGATGACAAAGACCGGGTTGTCATTAAATCCGACGGTGATGCTGCCTATATCGCAGGAGACATCGCGTATGTAGCAGACAAGTTCGATCGCGGCCACAACCTCGCCATTTACATGCTTGGCGCTGATCACCATGGTTATATTTCCCGCCTGCGTGCGGCTGCTGCCGCGATGGGCTACGACCCGGAGCACGTTGAGGTTCTCATTGGCCAAATGGTAAACCTGGTGCGTGGTGGGGAAACCGTGAAAATGAGTAAACGTGCCGGAACAGTCATCACCCTTGATGATCTTGTGGAGGCCATCGGAATCGATGGCGCCCGGTATTCATTAGCACGCAGTTCTGTAGATTCCACCCTCGACATTGACCTAGCACTATGGGCATCGCAATCCTCCGACAACCCGGTGTACTACGTTCAATATGGACACGCTCGGCTGTGTTCGGTGGCGCGGAAAGCCGCAGATGCAGGCGTTAGCGTGGATAACCCAGATTTGTCGCTACTAACCCATGAACGCGAAGGCGACCTTATTCGCACCTTGGGTGAATTCCCGTCGGTGGTCAACGCCGCAGCGCAATTGC
The nucleotide sequence above comes from Corynebacterium mustelae. Encoded proteins:
- the argS gene encoding arginine--tRNA ligase, which translates into the protein MTPADLAQLIKNTAVEVLSFYGQDTSVLPDVVTVERPRNPEHGDYATNLALQLANKVGMNPRELGQSLAEALSKNEAIATAEIAGPGFINIRLAAEAQGKIVADILTAAEKFGHSNRYQDKVVNLEFVSANPTGPIHLGGARWAAVGDSLGRVLAASGAQVTREYYFNDHGRQIDRFTNSLIAAAQGLPTPEDGYGGAYIQEYAAAIVEKHPHFSDLPEAEMHELFRAEGVAMMFGHIKESLHEFGVDFDVYFHENSLFESGAVDRAVEKLKDNGNLYQHDGAWWLRSSNYGDDKDRVVIKSDGDAAYIAGDIAYVADKFDRGHNLAIYMLGADHHGYISRLRAAAAAMGYDPEHVEVLIGQMVNLVRGGETVKMSKRAGTVITLDDLVEAIGIDGARYSLARSSVDSTLDIDLALWASQSSDNPVYYVQYGHARLCSVARKAADAGVSVDNPDLSLLTHEREGDLIRTLGEFPSVVNAAAQLREPHRIARYAEELAGTFHRFYDVCQILPKQDEEIQPIHTARFALAMASRQVLANALGLLGVTAPERM